From the genome of Deltaproteobacteria bacterium:
GCGCTACGCTCAGGACGAACGGAAGATCGGCTCGCAACCGTTCGTCCTGAGCGTAGCGCAGTCGAAGGACGACCCAGTTCACCGAAACGGAGCCGCACCACGAAAACCGGTGTTTTTCTGCCCATCTCGGGACGCGCTGCCACTCCCGAGACCTTGCGTCAGGCAGCCCAGAACGCGGAGGCGTGGGGCTTCGACTCCATCTGGGCGGCGGACCGCATCATCATCCCCTGGCGCATCGACACACACTATCCCTACGCCCGGGGCGGGGCGTTCATCGTGCCGCCGGACCGCCCCTTTCTCGACTCTCTCACCTGCCTGACGTTTCTGGCCGCGTGCACGAGCCGCGTCGAACTCGGCATCAGCGTTCTGGTTCTGCCGTACCGCCAGCCCCTGGTGTGGGCCAAGATCGCGGTCACCCTGGACCATCTGTCCAACGGGCGCTTCATCCTGGGAGTGGGCGTGGGCTGGATGGAGGAGGAATTCCGCGCGCTCCAGGCGCCGTTCAAGGACCGGGGGCGCCGCACCGACGAACAGTTGAAGGTGCTCAAGGAACTCTGGAGCGCCGAGCACGCGAGCTTCTCCGGCCGCTTCTACGAGTTCGAGGACATCGCCTTCCTGCCCAAACCCACCCGTGCCGGAGGCATCCCCATCTGGGTCGGCGGCGAAGGCGAGCACGCCCAGCGGCGCGCCGGCCGCCACGGCGACGCATGGTTTCCCTACTTCGTGCGTATCGAGCCCGGCGAATTGGCCCGGCGCTTCGACAACGCCCGGCGCCACGCGACCGCGGCCGGGCGCGACCCCGAGAGCCTGCACCTGAACTGCTGCCTCCCCGTGGAGGTGACGCGCGAACCCGTGGCGCAGGAACCGGACCGTCTCGCGGGCACCCCGGCCCAGCTCGTGGAAGCCATCGCGCGCTACCGCGACGCCGGCGTGGAGCACCTGGCGCTGCAGTTCATGGTGCCGCGCTGGCCCGACCGTCTGGAGCAGATGCAGCAGTTCGCCGAGGAGACTCTGCCGCACCTCCAGGCCTGAATCCCATGGCCCGCCGCCCCTTCTTCTACGGCTACGTCATCGTCGCCCTGTGCCTGTTCAACATGGTGCTGTTGCGGGGCATCCTGGCCTCCTTCAGCGTCTTCAACATCGCACTGCTGGAAACGTTCCGGTGGTCGCGGGCCGCCACCGGCACCATCGCCTCGGTGAACGGCATTTTCTACAGCTTCTCCTCACCGCTGGTGGGTTGGGCCTACGACCGGGTGGGGCCGCGCGTCCTCATGCCTGTCGGCGGCGCCCTCATCGGCGCCGGGTTGCTGGTGTCGGGCGTAAGCACAACCCTCTGGCACTTCTACATCGGCTTCGGCCTGCTCGTGGGGCTCGGCATCGGCTGCATCGGCTTCGTCAGCAACACGGCCCTGCTGTCCCACTGGTTTCGGCGCCGGCGGGGCGCGGCCATCGGCGTCGCCACCATGGGGCTGGGCTTCGGCATCCTGGTGGTACCCGTGGTGCAGGCGGTGATCACCGGCTACGGCTGGCGCGTCGCCATGGTGTTGTTGGGAGTGGTGGTGCTGGCAACGGTCGTGCCTCTTAACGCCCTGTTCCAGAGACGCCGGCCCGAGGACATCGGCCAGCTTCCGGACGGCGACTCGATGGGAGCCGTGGACCAACCCCCGACGCCAGGGGAGAGCGCTGCCGAAGAGGTTGTGCGGGAGGTCGTGCCGGAGCGGGACTGGACGCTGATGGACGCGTTCGGCTCGTTTCCGTTCTGGGCCATCGCCGTGGGCCACCTGGGGCTCGGCACCGGGCTTGCGCTCATGTACACCCACGCGGTGGCGCACCTGGTTCACGTCGGACTGGCGAAGCAACTGGCCGCCAACGCCTTCAGCCTGGTGGGAGTGGCGCGAATTCCGAGCACGGCCATTTGGGGGTTCATCTCGGACCGCCTCGGGCGCGACCGCGCCTACCGCCTCGGCACCGTTTTCACCCTCGGCGGGATCGGGGTCCTCATGGCCCTGAGCGCCGACGCCCCGGCATGGTGGTTCGTGGCCTTCGCGATCCTCTACGGCGTCGGGCACAGCTCCGGCAACCCGACCTTCGGCTCCACCATCGCGGACATCTTCGGCGGAAAGAACGTCGGGACCATCTTCGGGTGGCTCGAGATCACCTTCGGCATCGGCGTGGCCCTGGGATCGTGGTTCGGCGGCTATGCGTTCGACGTGAACGGGTCCTACCAGTACGCCTGGGTCCTGGGACTGATATCCTTCACGGTGGCCTATCTGAGCATCCAGGTGTGCATCGTGTGGAAGCGGCGGTCCCGCCACGAGACGCGGTGAGTCGGCCGGCGAGCCGGAGAGCGGCCTCGCAACCGGCCCGGATGCCATGCTTCGACGCCCCTTCTTCTACGGTTACGTCATCGTCGCCCTCTGCTTCTTCAACCTGGTGCTGGCGGGGGGCTTCATGGCGTCGTTCGGCGTGTTCAACATCGCGCTGCTGGAGGCGTTCCAGTGGTCTCGCGCCACCACCGCGGGCATTGCGTCGGTAAACGGCATCGCGGTCATCGCCCTGGCACCGCTGGTGGGATGGACCTACGACCGGTTGGGGCCGCGCGTCGTCATGCCCCTCGGCGGGCTGCTGATCGGCACCGGGCTCATGCTGGCGGGAGGGAGCACGGCGCTGTGGCAGTTCTACCTCTGGTACGGGCTCCTGGCGGGTCTCGGCCTCATCTGCCTCGACTTCGTCGGCACCACCACCTTGCTGTCCCACTGGTTCCGCCGGAACCGGGCCACCGCCATCGGCTTCGCCGCCGTGGGCCTGGGCGTCGGCATCGTGATCGTGCCGGGCGTGCAGTTCCTCGTCACCCGCTATGGCTGGCGCGCCGCGATGGTGCTGCTGGGGGCCGTCTTGCTGGCGTCTCAGGTGCCGCTGAACGCGTTGCTCCAGCGGCGCCGGCCCGAGGACATCGGGCAGCTCCCGGACGGCGCATGGGTCGAAGCCAACACTCGGGACGCGGTCACTCGGGGGACCCCGCCGGCATCCGGGCCCCCCGCCGCGGTGCAGACCCGCCACGACTGGACGCCGGCCACGGCGGTGTGCTCGTTTCCCTTCTGGTCCATGGCCGTGGGCCATCTGGCGGCCGGCATCGCCGTGTCGCTCATGCATACCCACACCGTGGCCCACATGGTCCACGTGGGCCTCGACAAGCTCGCCGCCGCCACGGTCTTCGGCGTGGCGGGGCTGGTGCGGATTCCCGGAACGCCCTTCTGGGGCTTTGTCTCGGACCGTCTGGGGCGTGATCGTGCCTATGTCATCGCTACCGTCATGGCCCTCGCCGGCATCGGACTGCTCATGTTCCCGGACCCCGAGGCCCCCGCGTGGTGGTTCGTGGGCTTCGCCGTCCTCTACGGCGTCGGTCACAGCGCCGCCAACCCCACCTTCGGCGCCACCCTCACCGATATTTTCTGGGGACGGCACGTCGCCACCATCATCGGCCTCCTGGAGATCTTTTACGGCATCGGGATCGCGATCGGACCCTGGTTCGGCGGACTCGCCTTCGATGTCACGGGCTCGTACCGTTACGCCTGGATGCTGGCGCTGCTGTCGTATACGCTGATGTACGTGAGCATCCAGGTGAGCATGATGTGGAAACGGCGGACCCGCCACGAGACGCGGTGAACCAGCAGGACGGCACACGGGACAACCCCCGGCCGACCCATCCGGCAAACTCCATGCCGCGCCGCCCCTTCTTCTACGGCTACGTCATCGTCGCCATGTGCTTCCTCAACCTGGTGGTGGTGGGCGGCCTCATGGCCGGGTTCAGCGTGTTCAACGTCGCGTTGCTGGAGGCATTCCGGTGGTCGCGCGCCACCACCGCCACCATCGCCTCGGTGAACGGCGTCGTCTACAGCGCCATGGCGCCGGTGGCGGGTTGGGCCTTCGACCGGCTCGGACCGCGTATCGTCATGCCCCTGGGCCTGGGCCTCGTCGGCATCGGGCTCGTGCTGGCGTCCGGCGGTGAATCGCTGTGGCAGTTCTACCTCTGCTACGGCCTGCTGGCGGGGTTCGGCATCGGCTGCATCGACTTCGTCGGCACCACCGCCGTGCTGGCCCACTGGTTCCACAGGCGCCGGGCCACCGCCATCGGCCTCGCAGCCATGGGGCTTGGCGTGGGCATCGTGATCGTGCCCGGCGTGCAGATTCTCATCACCGGCTACGGCTGGCGCGGCGCCATGATGCTGCTGGGGGTGGCCATCCTGGTAGCCCACGTGCCGCTCAACGCGCTGCTGCAGCGGCGCCGGCCGGAGGACATCGGTCAGCTTCCGGACGGCGGCTTCATCGAAGCGCAGGCGCGCGACGCGGCGGCCGCCACGCGGTCGGCACGGGACGCGGGCCATCGGGACTGGACGCTGAAGCAGACGCTGTCCTCCTTGCCCTTCTGGTCCATCGCCGTGGGCCACCTTGCGGTCGGCACGGGAATTTCGCTGGTGTATACGCACGCGGTCGCCCATCTGATCCATGCCGGGCTGGACAAGCTCGCCGCGGCCTCGGCGTTCGGCCTGGTGGGGGTGGCGCGGATTCCCGGTACCGCCATCTGGGGCTTTGCCTCGGACCGCATCGGCCGCGAGCGCGCCCTGGGCCTTGCCACGCTCATGGGCATGGCCGGCGTCGGCCTTCTCATGGTCCTCGGCGCCGATACCCCCGGTTGGTGGTCCGTGGCATTCGCTCTCCTCTACGGGCTGGGCCACAGCGCCAGCAACCCGGTCTACGCCTCCACCATCGCCGACATCTTCTGGGGCCGGAACGTGGCCATGATCGTCGGACTCCTGGAGGTCACCTTCGGCTTGGGGGCGGCCCTCGGCACCTGGTTCGGCGGGTTCGCCTACGACCTGACGGGCTCCTATCGGTACGCGTGGGTCCTTGAGCTGCTGTGCCTGGTGGTCATCTACGCCAGCATCTGCGCCGCGCTGGCCTGGAGGCGGCGGTCTCGGCCCGATCCGGCGTGAGGTCGGAGGAGACCTTCACAGGTTGACACGGCCAAATCCTTTGGCTAATGTTGTCGAACTCCGCTCGTGAGTGCATTACCCCGTTCGACGAGTTCCTTTTGTAGACTTGAGGAAGCGTTTTCTGTCATCGGCAAGCCCCGATGACCCGGGGGGGCCACCATCACGCGGGGAGCGGCGAACATTCGCCGCGAAACAACCGTAAATCACACAAGAGGAGTAGGAAATGGCGAAACCAGCGAAGAAAACGGGGCCCGCGGCCGAGCAGATCCACGATCTGAGGACCGCGCTCGAGTGGCTCAAGGCCGAGGGCGACCTGATCGAGACGGACAAGGAGGTCGATCCCGACCTTGAAATCACCGCCATTCAGAAGAACCTCGACGGCGGCTGTCCGATCCTGTTCAACAACGTCAAGGACAAGCCGCATCACCGAGCGGTGACGAACCTGTTCGGCGACATGGGCGTCATCAACAAGATGTTCGGGTGGGAGACCCACACCGACCGCACACGCAAGCTCGCGGATGCCATCAAGAACCAGATCCCGCCGTTGGAGGTGAGCTCGGAGGAGGCACCGGTCCACGAGGAGATCATCAAGGATCCCAAGGAAGTCAACGAGTACATGCTGCCCATTCGCCACACCGAGTACGAGCCTGAGCTCACGGTGGGCTCGGGCAACCGGCTCATCTCCGGCGAGCACTTCGACGGCGGCACCGACCTCGGCTACAACCGCATGAACTTCCGCTGGGGCAACGTCGCCACCTTCCAGATCTCGCCCGGATCGCACATGTGGCAGGTGGTGTCCAAGTACTACAAGGCCGACAAGCCGGTGCCCATCACCATGTGCTTCGGCGTTCCGCCCTCATGCACGCTGCTGGCCGGGGCCGGCTTCGACTATGTCGTGCTGCCCCAGGGCTGCGACGAGCTGGGCGTGGCCGGTGCCGTGCAGGGCTCGCCGGTCCGGGTGGTGAAGGCCAAGACCGTGGACGCGCTGGCGCTGGCCGACTGCGAGGTGGTGCTGGAGGGTTACGTAAACCCGCGCGACCGGCGCTACGAGACCGAAGAGTCCGAGAAGGCCGACATCCAGGGCCGCTACCACTTCCATCCGGAGTGGGCCGGCTACATGGGCAAGGCCTACAAGGCGCCCACCTTCCACGTGACCGCGGTGACCACGCGCGCACGCGAGGGCAAGCCCATCATCTTCCCGCTGGGCGTGCACACCCTGGACGACCACAACATCGACACCACCGTGCGCGAGGCGTGCATGTACCTCCTGTGCGAGCGCATGCAGCCCGGCATCATCCAGGACGTCAACATCCCCTACTGCATGACCGACTGGGGCGGCGCCATCATTCAGGTGAAGAAGCGCAACCGCATCGAGGAGGGCTGGCAGCGGAACTTCATGTCCGCCATCCTGTCCACCTCCCAGGGCTCCCGCCTGGTGGTCGCGGCCAGCGAGGACACCGACATCTACGACATGGACGACATCATGTGGTGCCTCACCACCCGGGTGAACCCCAGGACCGACATCCTGAACCCGATCCCCGGCGGACGCGGCCAGACCTTCATGCCGGCCGAGCGCATGACCGCCGGCGACCAGCAGTGGACCGCGTCCAACACCGTGTTCGAGGGCGGCATGGGCATCGACGCCACCGTGCCCTTCGGCTATGAGAGCGACTTCCTGCGCCCGGTTTACGCGGTGGATAAGGTGGACCTCAAGAACTTCTTCAGCGACAAGGACATCGCCAACGCGAAGTCCCGGATGCAGGGCTGGGTGCACTCCCTGGCCCGCACCGGCCGGTAACTCGAACCGACCTAAAGGGCGGCCCTGGTGGCCGCCCTTTTTTTGGTGCACTCATCCGTCATTCCCACGGAACAGGCTGTGTCAAAACGCCATCTGAGAGAGGCAATTACGTAACAGAACGTCATTCCCGCGAAAGCGGGAATCCAGGGGCGGTGGTGGGGCGCTACGGCGGCGTTTCCCCACCTCGCCACCCCTGGATTCCCGCTTTCGCGGGAATGACGATTCAGGGGGTTGCTGCCTCTCTCAGATGGCGGTTTGACACAGCCTGTTCCGCAGGAATGACAGATTGCTTTGCTTTTCGACCGGACGACTCCCGCCCACCAACCGCCCTTCGACAACGCTTAGGACAGGCGTAGCGAAGTCGAAGGACGTTATTTCAGAAGACGCCATTCCCGACATGGACCGCTCAACATGACCGACCCCGCGCGACTGGACCGGATGTGCACCCTGCTGACGGAGCGCTACGGCGCCACCGGCACCGAGGCCGCCGCCCGCCTGCGCCGCTGGATCAGCGGCGCAATTCCCTACGCCAAGCCGGAAATGATCGAGCGGCATCTGGACGAACCTCACGCGGCGCTGGTGTTCGACGCCTTCCGGCAGGTGCTTCCCTTCGGCACGGGCGGGCGGCGCGGCCCCATGGGCTACGGCGCCAACCGGATGAACCCGTCGACGGTGGCCATGACCGCGCAGGGGCACGCGAACTACCTGCGGGAGCAGTCGCCCGACGCCGCGCTCAGCGTGGTGGTGGCCAACGACGTGCGCGTCTTCGCCGACAACGCCGAAGTGTACGCGTTCCTGGGTCCGCGGCATCCCCTGCTGGGCGTGTCGTCGCGTTCGCTGGCGAGACTGGCGTGCGAGATCTACGCCGCCAACGGCATCGTCGCATATCTGGCGGAGCCGGAAGACGACCACGCCGTCACCAGCACGCCGGAGCTTTCCTTCTACATCGTGCAACTGGGTGCCGGCGGCGGCATGAACGTCTCGGCGTCCCACAACCCCCCGGACGACAACGGCATCAAGGTCTACGATTCCTACGGCAGCCAGCCCGTCGCCCCCGAGGACCAGCGGCTGGTGGACGCCATGGATCGGGCCACGGCCGTGCGCACCGTGCCGTTCGCGGAGGGGCTGCGTACGGAGATGATCCGCCCCTTGCCCGGGGACCTGCACACCGCCTACGTCGACACCTACGTGGACCTGTACGGCAACCTCTATCCCCCCCGGGCCGACGCGCCGGTGGTCTACACGCCCCTGTGCGGCTGCGGCGTGCACACGGTGAAGCCGGTGCTGGAGCGGCTGGGCTTCCCGGTGCTCATGCCGCCCGACCAGGGACTCGACGGGAGCTTCGCCGCCATCCCCTTCAAGGCACCCAATCCGGAGGTGCCTCATGCCACCGCGCCGGCGCGGGAGTTCGCCGACCGCCACGGCGCCGGCATCGTCCTGTCCAGCGACCCCGACGCCGACCGCATCGGCATGGAGGCGCGCCTGGAGGACGGCTCCTGGTACCACTTCGACGGCAACCAGATCGCCGCCATCCTGTGCCACCATCTCATGCTCGACCCCGAGGGGCCGCGCCGCCGGGGGCTGGTGATGGAGACCCTGGTGACCACGAAGCTGCTGGGGAGGGTCGTGGCCGAGGCCGGCGATTCGTGGCTCATCGACGACCTGCTGGTGGGTTTCAAGTACGTGGCCGACGTGCTCAAGACCCTGGAGCGCACCGGCCGCTACAAGGACATCGCCTGTGCGCCGGGGGACCTGGTCCTCGCCGCCGAGGAGAGCCACGGCGTGGTCATGGCCCCGGGCATCCGCGACAAGGACGCCACCCCGGCGTGCATGGTGCTGGCGGGCCTGTACCAGCGGCTGCTGGACGAGGGTCGCACCATGCTGGACTACTACGTGGCCATGCTGCGGGAGCTGGGCGGCTACGACAACGTCAACCGCAGCATCGCCCTGGCCGGCGCGGAAGGGTCGCGCAAGAAGGACCGCATCATGGCGGCGCTGCGGGAGGCGCCGCCCCGGGAACTCGGCGGACGCCCGGTGCAACGCTTCGTCGACTACTGGGACCCGGAGCGCTTCGGCCCCATCGCCAGCGAAACCGACCGGCTGCCGCGGAACGTCCTCCAGGCCCACACCGACCGCTTCGTCATCACCATGCGCCCGTCCGGCACCGAACCCAAGCTCAAGCTCTACTGCCAGTTGCTGCCGGACGGAGAAAC
Proteins encoded in this window:
- a CDS encoding LLM class F420-dependent oxidoreductase; its protein translation is MVTHLADVENADAAELHGRSPRCSSARALRGSETLRPQPARNVAIAPLPGLRQPGAPRPNLTPSRGPATKETPIYRQHPWRPSTALRSGRTEDRLATVRPERSAVEGRPSSPKRSRTTKTGVFLPISGRAATPETLRQAAQNAEAWGFDSIWAADRIIIPWRIDTHYPYARGGAFIVPPDRPFLDSLTCLTFLAACTSRVELGISVLVLPYRQPLVWAKIAVTLDHLSNGRFILGVGVGWMEEEFRALQAPFKDRGRRTDEQLKVLKELWSAEHASFSGRFYEFEDIAFLPKPTRAGGIPIWVGGEGEHAQRRAGRHGDAWFPYFVRIEPGELARRFDNARRHATAAGRDPESLHLNCCLPVEVTREPVAQEPDRLAGTPAQLVEAIARYRDAGVEHLALQFMVPRWPDRLEQMQQFAEETLPHLQA
- a CDS encoding MFS transporter, giving the protein MARRPFFYGYVIVALCLFNMVLLRGILASFSVFNIALLETFRWSRAATGTIASVNGIFYSFSSPLVGWAYDRVGPRVLMPVGGALIGAGLLVSGVSTTLWHFYIGFGLLVGLGIGCIGFVSNTALLSHWFRRRRGAAIGVATMGLGFGILVVPVVQAVITGYGWRVAMVLLGVVVLATVVPLNALFQRRRPEDIGQLPDGDSMGAVDQPPTPGESAAEEVVREVVPERDWTLMDAFGSFPFWAIAVGHLGLGTGLALMYTHAVAHLVHVGLAKQLAANAFSLVGVARIPSTAIWGFISDRLGRDRAYRLGTVFTLGGIGVLMALSADAPAWWFVAFAILYGVGHSSGNPTFGSTIADIFGGKNVGTIFGWLEITFGIGVALGSWFGGYAFDVNGSYQYAWVLGLISFTVAYLSIQVCIVWKRRSRHETR
- a CDS encoding MFS transporter, translated to MLRRPFFYGYVIVALCFFNLVLAGGFMASFGVFNIALLEAFQWSRATTAGIASVNGIAVIALAPLVGWTYDRLGPRVVMPLGGLLIGTGLMLAGGSTALWQFYLWYGLLAGLGLICLDFVGTTTLLSHWFRRNRATAIGFAAVGLGVGIVIVPGVQFLVTRYGWRAAMVLLGAVLLASQVPLNALLQRRRPEDIGQLPDGAWVEANTRDAVTRGTPPASGPPAAVQTRHDWTPATAVCSFPFWSMAVGHLAAGIAVSLMHTHTVAHMVHVGLDKLAAATVFGVAGLVRIPGTPFWGFVSDRLGRDRAYVIATVMALAGIGLLMFPDPEAPAWWFVGFAVLYGVGHSAANPTFGATLTDIFWGRHVATIIGLLEIFYGIGIAIGPWFGGLAFDVTGSYRYAWMLALLSYTLMYVSIQVSMMWKRRTRHETR
- a CDS encoding MFS transporter: METADPPRDAVNQQDGTRDNPRPTHPANSMPRRPFFYGYVIVAMCFLNLVVVGGLMAGFSVFNVALLEAFRWSRATTATIASVNGVVYSAMAPVAGWAFDRLGPRIVMPLGLGLVGIGLVLASGGESLWQFYLCYGLLAGFGIGCIDFVGTTAVLAHWFHRRRATAIGLAAMGLGVGIVIVPGVQILITGYGWRGAMMLLGVAILVAHVPLNALLQRRRPEDIGQLPDGGFIEAQARDAAAATRSARDAGHRDWTLKQTLSSLPFWSIAVGHLAVGTGISLVYTHAVAHLIHAGLDKLAAASAFGLVGVARIPGTAIWGFASDRIGRERALGLATLMGMAGVGLLMVLGADTPGWWSVAFALLYGLGHSASNPVYASTIADIFWGRNVAMIVGLLEVTFGLGAALGTWFGGFAYDLTGSYRYAWVLELLCLVVIYASICAALAWRRRSRPDPA
- a CDS encoding UbiD family decarboxylase, with product MAKPAKKTGPAAEQIHDLRTALEWLKAEGDLIETDKEVDPDLEITAIQKNLDGGCPILFNNVKDKPHHRAVTNLFGDMGVINKMFGWETHTDRTRKLADAIKNQIPPLEVSSEEAPVHEEIIKDPKEVNEYMLPIRHTEYEPELTVGSGNRLISGEHFDGGTDLGYNRMNFRWGNVATFQISPGSHMWQVVSKYYKADKPVPITMCFGVPPSCTLLAGAGFDYVVLPQGCDELGVAGAVQGSPVRVVKAKTVDALALADCEVVLEGYVNPRDRRYETEESEKADIQGRYHFHPEWAGYMGKAYKAPTFHVTAVTTRAREGKPIIFPLGVHTLDDHNIDTTVREACMYLLCERMQPGIIQDVNIPYCMTDWGGAIIQVKKRNRIEEGWQRNFMSAILSTSQGSRLVVAASEDTDIYDMDDIMWCLTTRVNPRTDILNPIPGGRGQTFMPAERMTAGDQQWTASNTVFEGGMGIDATVPFGYESDFLRPVYAVDKVDLKNFFSDKDIANAKSRMQGWVHSLARTGR
- a CDS encoding phospho-sugar mutase, coding for MTDPARLDRMCTLLTERYGATGTEAAARLRRWISGAIPYAKPEMIERHLDEPHAALVFDAFRQVLPFGTGGRRGPMGYGANRMNPSTVAMTAQGHANYLREQSPDAALSVVVANDVRVFADNAEVYAFLGPRHPLLGVSSRSLARLACEIYAANGIVAYLAEPEDDHAVTSTPELSFYIVQLGAGGGMNVSASHNPPDDNGIKVYDSYGSQPVAPEDQRLVDAMDRATAVRTVPFAEGLRTEMIRPLPGDLHTAYVDTYVDLYGNLYPPRADAPVVYTPLCGCGVHTVKPVLERLGFPVLMPPDQGLDGSFAAIPFKAPNPEVPHATAPAREFADRHGAGIVLSSDPDADRIGMEARLEDGSWYHFDGNQIAAILCHHLMLDPEGPRRRGLVMETLVTTKLLGRVVAEAGDSWLIDDLLVGFKYVADVLKTLERTGRYKDIACAPGDLVLAAEESHGVVMAPGIRDKDATPACMVLAGLYQRLLDEGRTMLDYYVAMLRELGGYDNVNRSIALAGAEGSRKKDRIMAALREAPPRELGGRPVQRFVDYWDPERFGPIASETDRLPRNVLQAHTDRFVITMRPSGTEPKLKLYCQLLPDGETLDAGGTDLLRQIRARADAVVRTVYNEMLSRIDVSLDEAALLLPDIIDLEGKQRFGRETVPRLRDAMKSGKFAGVDGLLDWLRREAAAMTPASDPLPALKPALAYLCRQWRREAGMTLVEELENWAERGL